The genomic DNA TTCCGAGTATCGGCAGCGCCTTCACGATGCCGCCAGCGGAATCGAGCAGCATTTCGCGTTCGTCCGAAATCACGATCTCAAGATCGTTGCGGTCACGAAGATGCGCTTCCAGTTGGCCGGCTAAATAGTGCACATTGACGATTGCCGTGCCGATACCTGCCTGCGCCGCCGCATCGAGCCCCCAGTCGATCAAGGGCTTGCCCGCCACCTTGACCAGCGGTTTAGGAATGGTTTCGGTGATGGGACGCATGCGCTTGCCAAGTCCGGCGGCAAGAACCATAGCCGTCTTCGGGACCATTTCAGGCATTTTCATTGCGCGGCCTCTTCCTGCTGCATCAATCCCAATTCCTCAAACCACGCCGCCACTGGCGCCATGACCGAATGCTTCAGCACACGGCCGAGATAGTCATGAATGCGTGGCAGATGTTTTAGATAATCCGGCTTACCATCACGCTCATCGAGCCGCACGAAAAGACCGAGCAGCTTGGCGTTACGCTGTGCGCCCATGGCCGCATAGGCCTTGCGGAACAAAGCTTCGTCGAACGCATGTCCGAGCGCACAACGCTCATCGCAATAGGCTGCGACCACAGCCTGTTCCAGCTCCGGCGAAATCGTCACACGCGCATCGAGGGCCAGCGAAGCCACGTCATAGGCTGCCGGTCCAATCATCGCATCCTGAAAATCGATGACACCGATCTTGTCCTTGCCTTCCGCTTCTGGAAACCAGAACAGGTTGGGCGAATGATAGTCGCGCAAGAGCAGGCTCTTCTCAACATCGGCAATGTCGGCGATCACGTGGTCCCATGCGGCTTCGTAAGCTTGCTTTTCTGCGTCTGTAAGTTGCCTTCCCATCATGCGCGGCGCGTACCACTGGCCGATGAGGCTGACCTCGATCATCATCGCATCACGGTCGAAACCGGCGATGATGTGGTCGGGATGCCCCGCCACAGGTGCATGGCCTGGCCAGGAAACACCATGCAGATGCGCCAGAAAGCGTCCGGCGGCCTCATAGCGTTCGGCGACAGGTTCACCGGACGATGCCCGCACGCCCTCGGTTCCGAGGTTCTCAAGAATAAGGAACCCGGCATCGAGATTGGCGGCACGCATTTGCGGTACACGGAAGTCCTGCCCTGCCAGAAGCCCATTAATGGCAGCAAAGGCAAGGATGTTTTCCGCAAGATGCGCAATCTGCCGATAGGTTTTTCCGTCACGCAGCGGCGGATCATAGGGCATCTGCGGCGCATTCATCAAAATCTCGACGCCGTGGGCAGCCGTGCGGATCGTCTCGTATTTGCGTGGTGACGCATCGCCCTGCAAATAGCGGCGCGTTGCATCGGCACGGCCATGGAGGTCCAGAAATGCGCGTATCGCATGGCTGCGTTCCAGCCGCTGGATCGCGGCCACTGGTCCCGACACGCTAATACGTCGCCCTGCCCCTTCGTGGCTCAGCGTGACGGCAAAAGACGGTTCAGACAGGAAACCCTCGCCCTGCTCCGGCCATTCGGCCAGAACCACGCCATCCTCAAGAAACTCCGGCAGTCCCAGCTCATCCAGTTCTTCACCGTGTGAAATACGGTAAAGATCGGCATGGGCAACAGCAATGCGCAGGGCCTCGTAGCTTTGCACCAGCGTGAAAGTCGGGCTTGGGACGTTCAGCCCTTCATCATCAGCAATTGCCCGGATGATAGCGCGGGCAAGCGAGGATTTTCCCGCCCCCAGATCGCCGGAAAGCGTGACAAGATCGCCCTTCTGCAGGGCGAGGGCGAAATCCTCGCCGAAACGCTGTGTTGCAGCTTCGTCGGGCAAGAAATAGCTGATACTGGATTGTGAGGCGCTCATGGGCACCCTTTACCTTATTCGGCAGCGACGCGGAAGCTACGTGTTTCCGACGGAAAACGGCAAATGACCGTTGTTCCACGACCGGAACCCGTATCGATATCGACCGACCCGCCATGCAGCTCGACAAAGCTCTTGACGATGGCAAGTCCGAGGCCGGCACCACGACGGCGACCGCCATTCGGATAGGACTGGAAGCGTTTGAAAACCGTGTCGAGCACTTCTCCGGGCATGCCGGGACCGTCATCGTGGACGGCAAAGACCACTTCCGACCCCTCGCGCGCCACCTGCAGCTGGATGCTGGAGCCTTCCGGCGCATAGTTGGTGGCGTTGGACAGGAGGTTGAAAAGTACCTGACGGACGCGGTTTGCATCGGCCTTGAATACATCCACGTCGTCGGCAATGTCGATGTCGAGCCCGATATCGTGGTCGCGCATACGCTCGCCGACACGGGAGGCGGCAGCGGAAATCGCTTCCACGACGGAAACCTCACCGACCTCCAATTCCATGATGCCTGCATCGACCGTTGCGAGATCAAGAATATCATTGACGATGGTCAGCAAGACCGATGACGACGTGCTGATATGGTCGAGATATTCGATCTGGCGCTCGTTGAGCGACCCGAAAGCCGGTGTCTGCAACAGCTCGGTAAAGCCGATGATGTTTGTGAGTGGCGAACGCAGTTCGTAGGAAACGTGCTGGACGAAATCGTTCTTGATCTGGTCGGCCAGTTCCAGCGCCTCGTTCTTTTCCTTCAGCGCCCGTTCGACGCGCACGGTGTCGGTGACGTCGATGAAGGTCAGCATGGTCTGGCCCTTCGGCAGTGGCACCACGGCAAAGGAAAGAATGGTGCCGTCGTCCAGCTCCACCTGTCCCATGCGCCCGTCACGCGTATCGAGAAAGCCAGTGACGGTGGAGACGAAATCATCCCACAATCCGTTGCCGCCGCGCTCACCGCAAATCCTGGCAATCGACGAAATATGCGTGCCTTCGACAATGAGCGGCATCGGCAGCGCCCAAAGATCGGCGAAGGACGGGTTGGAAAGCCGGATGCGGCCATCAGAGCCGAACACCGCCACGGCTTCCGCCAGATGGTCGAGCGTTTCACCCTGCACCTTGATGAGCGTGTTGTAACGGCCTTCGAGCTCGAACTTCTCGGTCATGTTCTCGAAGAACCAGGTCACACCGCCTTGCGGATGCGGATTGGCGACGACGCGCATCGTCCGCGTATCCGGCAGATGCCACATATGTTCCTGCGGCTCGACTGCGCGATAGGCAGAAAGCACCGAATCCTTCCATTTGCGCCATTCCGGCTGCTCTGGAAGTTTGCCTTCCGAACGCAGGCGGTCGAGGATCAATGTGTTGCTCGGCTGCGATTCCAGCCATGCCGTATCGAGCGACCAGAGTTTGGCAAAAGCCTGATTGAAGAATTGCAGCTTCATCTCGGGATCGAAAATCGCCACAGCGGTCGAAAGCTGGTCGAGCGTTTCGGCATGGCTCTTCATGGTGCGGTTCAGTTCTTCCCGCACCGCCTGTACTTCGGTCTGGTCGAAACCGAGGCCGACAGAACCCGTTTCAGCACTCACATCCGTCACGTTGAACAAACGGCGATCACCATGCACCACAGCCGTCAGCTGTTCCTGCAGGACAGGCTCGGCAAAGCGATCACGCTCCAGTCGCTGGCGTGCCTGCGCGCCGAAAAGCTCGCGCCCTTCTGAAATGACCTGGCTCCCATCCGCCATATCGACTGCCTGCGCATAGGCGGCGTTGACCCATTCGACGCGACCACCAGCGTCGCGGGTCCATACCGGCTGGTCGATCCGGTCGAGAAGACGCCGGAAAAGCTCGATACGCTCGGAAAATTCACGGTTCTGCGCCTGCAGTGCCGCGCGTTCCGCCTGCACGCCCTGCAGGCTGAGGAACCGGGCAACAGCAAAGCCCCCCGATGTGCGTCCGCGCACGTCGAGCAGAGTGCCGTTGACAGTTTCAACTGTGAGATCGAAAGACCGTGCCTGTTCGCGTAGCATTCCAATGGCGCGCTCAAGCGCCACGACCGATTGCGGGCGCAACCAGCGGCCAAATGCCAGAAAGGTGGAGCGATCCTGCGGGGCCGCACTATCGTCTGGCAACAGTCCGACGACTTCAGCGCGCGTGCTATGGCCATCCCAGACCACGATGCGCTGATCCTTGAGGTTAAGCAGGGCTTCATTGCGCTGGGCGACCAGATTGAGGTCGGCGAATTTGGAACGCAGTTCCTTGTTTTCTGCGGCAACGCGCGACCGTTCGCGGATCAGCCAGCCCGCAGAAAGTAGCGCTGCGCCCATCACGCCTAGGAACATGGAAAACTGGATAACCTCGAAAGCGCCGATACTGCCGCCGCCGAAGGGCAGGGCGATACGCGCCGATTCCGCGCCCTGTGCGAAAGCGGGCACTGCTGCGAAAAGCGTCGAAAGAGAAACAGAAGCCTTCATCAGGGCTTTTTTCGGAGCAAGCCATGCGAACGGCTTTGCAACATGGGCGGCAGGAAGCCATTGCCTGCCAGTAATGATTGCGGAAACATTCCGCAAAATCCCCGTTGCGCCGAAATCTGGCATGTTGTCCTTTTCTCCGCCACCCGGCCATGAAAACCGCCACGAAGGCAGACCGGCCGTATTAAAACACTTCAATACACATCAAAGCCCGACCATACGCACGCCGCCACAGTGCACGAAGGTCAGCCCGTTTTAGAGCGCCGTGCGCCTTTGTGGGCGCACAAAGGACGCTCTATCTGTTAAATCTACGCATCGTGCTTTCCAAAAATCGATTTCGATTTTCAAGCCGATGCGTGGCATTTAGGGGATGAATCGTCCTGTCGCTTCCCGCCACAACCGGCAAAAAACGCACAACGCAAACACCCGCTCAAACACCTTGATTCGCCTACACAATACCCTTCCGGCGAATCCACGTGAAGCATCTTGCACGCAAAAAGAAAGACCGGGCAGTTTGTCAACCGCCCGGTCTCAACATGTAGTGCAATGCTTAACGTATGGTTAATACCTGTAGTGTTCCGACTTGAACGGGCCCTGTGGAGTGACGCCGATATAGGCAGCCTGTTCCTCGGAAAGCACAGTCAGCTTGGCGCCGAGCTTGTCGAGATGCAGGCGCGCGACCTTCTCGTCGAGATGTTTCGGCAGCACATAGACTTCATTCTTGTAAGCGTCGGTGCGGGTAAAGAGCTCGATCTGGCCCAGAACCTGATTGGTGAACGAAGCCGACATGACGAAGCTCGGATGGCCGGTTGCATTGCCCAGATTGAGCAGACGACCTTCGGAAAGCAGGATGATGCGCTTGCCGTCCGGGAATTCGATCAGATCGACCTGCGGCTTCACGTTGGTCCATTTCAGGTTGCGGAGTGCCGCCACCTGAATTTCATTGTCGAAGTGACCGATATTACCGACGATCGCCATGTCCTTGAACTTGCGCATATGGTCGATGGTGATCACGTCCTTGTTGCCGGTCGTGGTCACGATGATATCGGCTGTGGAAGCGGCATCGTCGAGGGTTACGACTTCGAAACCATCCATTGCAGCCTGAAGTGCGCAGATCGGATCGACTTCGGTAACCTTCACGCGTGCGCCTGCGCCAGCGAGCGACTGGGCGGAGCCTTTGCCGACATCGCCATAACCGCACACGACGGCAACCTTGCCAGCCATCATGACATCGGTGCCGCGACGAATGCCGTCGACGAGCGATTCCTTGCAGCCGTACTTGTTGTCGAATTTCGACTTGGTGACGCTGTCATTGACGTTGATGGCCGGGAAGGGCAGGAGGCCCTTCTTCTGCAGCTGGTAAAGACGGTTGACGCCGGTGGTGGTTTCTTCCGTCACGCCCTTGATGGCGTCGCGCTGGCGCGTGAAGAAGCCCGGCGTTGCAGCCATACGCTTCTTGATCTGCGCGAAAAGCACTTCCTCTTCTTCCGAACCGGGATTCGACAGAACGTCCTCGCCTGCTTCGGCGCGCGCGCCGATGAGGATATACATGGTGGCGTCGCCGCCATCGTCGAGGATCATATTGGACGGTTCGCCGTCCGGCCACTGGAAGATCTGGTCCGTATAGGTCCAGTATTCTTCAAGCGTTTCACCCTTGATGGCGAAAACCGGCGTGCCGGTGGCGGCAATCGCGGCAGCCGCATGATCCTGCGTCGAGAAAATGTTGCAGGAGGCCCAGCGGACCTCAGCGCCCAGCGCCTGCAGCGTTTCGATCAGAACGGCGGTCTGGATCGTCATATGCAACGATCCAGAAATGCGCGCGCCCTTCAGCGGCTGCGACTTGCCGAATTCCTCGCGGGCAGCCATCAGGCCCGGCATTTCGGTTTCTGCGATATCGAGTTCCTTGCGGCCCCAATCGGCCAGGCTAAGATCCTTGACGACAAAATCTTGGCTTGCGGTCATCGCGTGCTCCAATAAAGGCAGTTCCAGCTCGATAAAGATGTAATCAGCGGCCGGGATTGCATTCCAATATGGGGCGGCTTTCCACACGGGAAAGCGCTCCGGCTGCCGCCTTGACTAGCAGATCGCCGCCAGAAGCACAACGCAATATAAAGAAATCTTTATACGTGCATATCAGACAGGTTTGTCGAACACGGGGTCAATGACCGTCAAAGGAAGGTCGACCTGCAATATTTCGAGCATGTGGCGAAACTCGGCGACGGGATAGGTTTCGCTTTTCGTGACAAGGGCAACTGTGCGACCAGAGCCGCCTTCGGGTTGCGGGAGTGCAGCGATCACGTCATCCGCCGGATCAAGAAACTGCCAGCCGGGACGGGCCGTTTCGAAAAACGGTCTGAGCCATGGCAGATGGGTGCTGGAAAGTGTCAGCGTGTCGATGAGAGGGTAGCTGGCAGCAATGTCATCGCAGAATGCGGCGACCTTTTGCGCGGTCTCGTCCGGTTGCCGAAGAAAAGCGCCATTTTCCACCAGCTCCACCATCGCAGACGCATTGATCAGAGCGACATCGCCTGGGTTATCGGCCTGTGTTCGGACAAAATCTGCAAGTTCTTCGCTCTCGATCATCGAACGCACACCCATAACGGCAACCTTGCCGCTGTGGCTTGCCGCAAGGGCAGTGCGTACCGGCGGCGCTACGCCGTAAACCGGTACAGCGAACTCGCTTTTCAATGTGTCGAGGACCATGACCGAGGGCGCATTGGAAGCAAGGACAATTGTTTGAGCGCCAAGGCTTGTGAGGTATTGGATCGTGCTGCGCATGATGGAAAGCAGCTGATCGCGGCTTTTGGCGCCATAGGGGAAACTGGCCCGATCAGCAAAATAGATGATGTCGCGCTGCGGCTGGCTGCGCCTGATCAGTTCAACCAGAGCATAGCTGCCGATCCCTGCATCAAAAACGGCCACCGGATCGTTGAGATCTCCCACGGCGGCCACAGTCTTGTTCTTCAGCATTCTTCGCCGAACTTGTCGGCGATGAGTGTCTGCAAGGCTTCCAACACGGCAT from Brucella anthropi ATCC 49188 includes the following:
- a CDS encoding bifunctional tRNA (adenosine(37)-N6)-threonylcarbamoyltransferase complex ATPase subunit type 1 TsaE/phosphotransferase translates to MSASQSSISYFLPDEAATQRFGEDFALALQKGDLVTLSGDLGAGKSSLARAIIRAIADDEGLNVPSPTFTLVQSYEALRIAVAHADLYRISHGEELDELGLPEFLEDGVVLAEWPEQGEGFLSEPSFAVTLSHEGAGRRISVSGPVAAIQRLERSHAIRAFLDLHGRADATRRYLQGDASPRKYETIRTAAHGVEILMNAPQMPYDPPLRDGKTYRQIAHLAENILAFAAINGLLAGQDFRVPQMRAANLDAGFLILENLGTEGVRASSGEPVAERYEAAGRFLAHLHGVSWPGHAPVAGHPDHIIAGFDRDAMMIEVSLIGQWYAPRMMGRQLTDAEKQAYEAAWDHVIADIADVEKSLLLRDYHSPNLFWFPEAEGKDKIGVIDFQDAMIGPAAYDVASLALDARVTISPELEQAVVAAYCDERCALGHAFDEALFRKAYAAMGAQRNAKLLGLFVRLDERDGKPDYLKHLPRIHDYLGRVLKHSVMAPVAAWFEELGLMQQEEAAQ
- a CDS encoding sensor histidine kinase, which produces MKASVSLSTLFAAVPAFAQGAESARIALPFGGGSIGAFEVIQFSMFLGVMGAALLSAGWLIRERSRVAAENKELRSKFADLNLVAQRNEALLNLKDQRIVVWDGHSTRAEVVGLLPDDSAAPQDRSTFLAFGRWLRPQSVVALERAIGMLREQARSFDLTVETVNGTLLDVRGRTSGGFAVARFLSLQGVQAERAALQAQNREFSERIELFRRLLDRIDQPVWTRDAGGRVEWVNAAYAQAVDMADGSQVISEGRELFGAQARQRLERDRFAEPVLQEQLTAVVHGDRRLFNVTDVSAETGSVGLGFDQTEVQAVREELNRTMKSHAETLDQLSTAVAIFDPEMKLQFFNQAFAKLWSLDTAWLESQPSNTLILDRLRSEGKLPEQPEWRKWKDSVLSAYRAVEPQEHMWHLPDTRTMRVVANPHPQGGVTWFFENMTEKFELEGRYNTLIKVQGETLDHLAEAVAVFGSDGRIRLSNPSFADLWALPMPLIVEGTHISSIARICGERGGNGLWDDFVSTVTGFLDTRDGRMGQVELDDGTILSFAVVPLPKGQTMLTFIDVTDTVRVERALKEKNEALELADQIKNDFVQHVSYELRSPLTNIIGFTELLQTPAFGSLNERQIEYLDHISTSSSVLLTIVNDILDLATVDAGIMELEVGEVSVVEAISAAASRVGERMRDHDIGLDIDIADDVDVFKADANRVRQVLFNLLSNATNYAPEGSSIQLQVAREGSEVVFAVHDDGPGMPGEVLDTVFKRFQSYPNGGRRRGAGLGLAIVKSFVELHGGSVDIDTGSGRGTTVICRFPSETRSFRVAAE
- the ahcY gene encoding adenosylhomocysteinase, yielding MTASQDFVVKDLSLADWGRKELDIAETEMPGLMAAREEFGKSQPLKGARISGSLHMTIQTAVLIETLQALGAEVRWASCNIFSTQDHAAAAIAATGTPVFAIKGETLEEYWTYTDQIFQWPDGEPSNMILDDGGDATMYILIGARAEAGEDVLSNPGSEEEEVLFAQIKKRMAATPGFFTRQRDAIKGVTEETTTGVNRLYQLQKKGLLPFPAINVNDSVTKSKFDNKYGCKESLVDGIRRGTDVMMAGKVAVVCGYGDVGKGSAQSLAGAGARVKVTEVDPICALQAAMDGFEVVTLDDAASTADIIVTTTGNKDVITIDHMRKFKDMAIVGNIGHFDNEIQVAALRNLKWTNVKPQVDLIEFPDGKRIILLSEGRLLNLGNATGHPSFVMSASFTNQVLGQIELFTRTDAYKNEVYVLPKHLDEKVARLHLDKLGAKLTVLSEEQAAYIGVTPQGPFKSEHYRY
- a CDS encoding glutamate racemase, which codes for MLKNKTVAAVGDLNDPVAVFDAGIGSYALVELIRRSQPQRDIIYFADRASFPYGAKSRDQLLSIMRSTIQYLTSLGAQTIVLASNAPSVMVLDTLKSEFAVPVYGVAPPVRTALAASHSGKVAVMGVRSMIESEELADFVRTQADNPGDVALINASAMVELVENGAFLRQPDETAQKVAAFCDDIAASYPLIDTLTLSSTHLPWLRPFFETARPGWQFLDPADDVIAALPQPEGGSGRTVALVTKSETYPVAEFRHMLEILQVDLPLTVIDPVFDKPV